The Thamnophis elegans isolate rThaEle1 chromosome Z, rThaEle1.pri, whole genome shotgun sequence genome contains a region encoding:
- the LOC116521827 gene encoding vomeronasal type-2 receptor 26-like, translating into MTTQMEFTSFLMQRQFHIDFLHGAFSFAIHSTQLTGFQQFMQKRNPNFDKEDGFIRDFWKDAFECSFSSDIADEKAERICTGEEKLETLPNSVFDTTMNGHSYSLYNAVLCCGHALKLHHFLQQVSFNNSAGIQVSFSPKGELETGLDIFNWVTFANKSFLKVQIGKIDPMAPPDKLLTISDKETVWPLIFNQTLPFSICNKKCPLGRSKIKMEGKLSCCYDCKICPEGKIADQLDLDDCFPCPEDQYPNQDKDSCLPKRIIYLTYQEPLGISLAAIAVSFSVISAAVLGIFIKYQDTPIVKANNRNLTYSLLVALLLSFLCSLLFIGQPDKVKCLLRQTAFGILLSVALSCILGKTIIVILAFMATKPGSKMRKWVGKRLAIPIVLSCSLTQFCICVVWLIISAPFPDSDMHSLSDEIVLQCNEGSTTMFYAVLGFLGFLTAVSFTVAFLARNLPDSFNEAKFITFSMLVFCSVWVSFVPTYLSTKGKYMVAVEIFSILASAAGLLLCIFSPKCYIILLRPNLNKKEQLMKK; encoded by the exons ATGACAACTCAGATGGAATTCACATCCTTTCTGATGCAAAGACAGTTCCACATTGATTTTCTTCATGGTGCTTTTTCCTTTGCAATTCACTCAACGCAGCTGACAGGATTCCAACAATTTATGCAGAAGAGAAACCCAAACTTTGACAAAGAAGATGGCTTCATTAGGGATTTCtggaaagatgcatttgaatGTTCCTTCTCCAGTGATATTGCAGATGAGAAGGCTGAAAGGATCTGCActggagaagagaagctggagactCTTCCTAATTCTGTCTTTGACACCACCATGAATGGCCATAGCTACAGTCTCTACAATGCAGTCCTATGCTGTGGCCATGCTCTGAAG ctCCACCATTTCTTGCAACAAGTCTCctttaacaacagtgctggaaTACAGGTTTCTTTTAGCCCCAAGGGGGAATTAGAAACGGGACTTGATATTTTCAATTGGGTCACATTTGCAAACAAGTCCTTTCTGAAAGTCCAAATTGGAAAGATCGACCCCATGGCTCCCCCAGACAAGCTcctcaccatttctgacaaggaaACCGTTTGGCCTCTCATATTTAACCAG ACATTACCTTTTTCCATTTGTAACAAGAAGTGTCCTCTTGGCCGTAGCAagataaaaatggaaggaaaattatCCTGCTGCTATGACTGTAAAATATGTCCAGAAGGGAAAATAGCTGATCAATTGG ACTTAGATGACTGTTTCCCATGTCCAGAGGATCAATATCCAAACCAGGATAAAGATAGTTGCCTTCCAAAACGTATAATTTACTTAACTTATCAAGAACCTTTGGGGATTTCTTTGGCAGCGATTGCAGTCTCCTTTTCTGTCATCTCAGCTGCAGTGCTTGGGATATTCATTAAATATCAGGACACACCTATTGTGAAAGCCAATAATAGGAACCTCACTTATAGCCTTCTTGTTGCTCTCCTGCTCTCTTTCCTTTGCAGTTTGCTCTTCATTGGGCAACCTGacaaagtgaaatgtcttttgcGACAAACTGCTTTTGGCATCCTCCTCTCTGTAGCTCTTTCTTGTATATTGGGGAAAACAATCATAGTGATccttgctttcatggccaccaagcccggatccaaaatgagaaaatgggtggggaaaaggctgGCTATCCCTATTGTCCTATCTTGCTCCCTGACACAATTCTGCATTTGTGTGGTGTGGCTCATAATTTCTGCTCCCTTCCCAGATTCTGACATGCATTCCCTGTCTGACGAAATTGTTCTACAATGTAatgaaggttccaccacaatgTTTTATGCTGTCCTTGGCTTTTTGGGGTTCTTGACTGCTGTCAGTTTCACTGTAGCCTTCCTAGCTAGGAatttgcctgacagctttaatgaagccaaatttatcaccttcagcatgttggtcttttgcagtgtctgggtgtcatTTGTTCCCACCTATTTGAGTACCAAgggaaaatacatggtggctgtggagatcttctccattttggcttctgcAGCTGGATTACTTCTctgcatattttcccccaaatgctataTCATTCTGCTGAGACCTAATCTGAATAAGAAGGAGCAACTAATGAAAAAATGA